The following proteins come from a genomic window of Trifolium pratense cultivar HEN17-A07 linkage group LG4, ARS_RC_1.1, whole genome shotgun sequence:
- the LOC123922351 gene encoding uncharacterized protein LOC123922351, protein MPRYWRWDSHGESPFTPSNRNADGGNDEGTHSQPLDVEPLRNAYESMVIDALGPEIVNQLERHVEESPNREAQQFYDLLHSAQRPLWEGCVSHSELSMAVRLLSIKAEGNISQQSFNNILQAMKEGMPKDNLVVPDFYRAKKLVSKLGMGCEKIDCCINGCMLYYKDDLMEKECHFCQAPRYKVGKGGKEIPFNRMHYLPLTPRLKRLYASKNSARHMRWHSEHQQVEGVLEHPSDAEAWKHFDQTYPQFSSETRNVRLGLCADGFTPFGQSGKQYSCWPIIVTPYNLPPWMCMTTPYMFLTMIIPGPRNPKAKIDVYLQPLIDELKFLWEEGALTYDISRKQNFVMRAALMWTVNDFPAYGMLSGWMTAGKLACPYCMEHSKAFYLKNGGKTSWFDCHRQFLPNDHMFRRNKDSFYKDRVDRSEPPPRLTGEQMWNKVHMNPRIIDFMEVQIPGYKTEHNWTKRSVFWDLPYWSTNLIRHNLDVMHIEKNVFDNVFNTVMDIKGKTKDNLKARMDLKEYCNRRDLELKEQNNGKIIKPKANYTFNLEQKRAICEWVKGLKMPDGYASNLARCVDMKEGKLHGMKIRYRIKYGRL, encoded by the exons ATGCCAAGATATTGGCGTTGGGATTCACATGGGGAGAGTCCATTCACTCCAAGCAACAGAAATGCAGATGGAGGGAATGACGAGGGTACACATAGTCAGCCGCTAGATGTTGAACCACTAAGAAATGCATATGAATCTATGGTTATTGATGCTCTTGGCCCAGAAATTGTGAACCAACTTGAAAGACACGTAGAGGAATCTCCAAATAGGGAAGCACAACAGTTCTATGATTTGTTGCACTCTGCACAACGACCGCTATGGGAAGGTTGTGTTTCCCACTCAGAATTATCTATGGCGGTTAGACTGTTGTCTATTAAAGCGGAAGGGAATATATCGCAACAAAGCTTTAATAATATTCTTCAAGCTATGAAGGAAGGTATGCCTAAGGATAACTTGGTTGTCCCTGATTTTTATAGAGCAAAGAAGTTGGTTTCAAAACTTGGAATGGGATGTGAAAAAATAGACTGTTGCATTAATGGTTGTATGTTGTACTACAAAGATGACCTTATGGAAAAAGAGTGTCATTTTTGCCAAGCTCCAAGGTACAAGGTAGGTAAAGGTGGTAAGGAGATACCTTTCAACAGAATGCATTATCTACCACTCACACCTAGATTAAAGAGATTATATGCCTCCAAAAACTCTGCACGTCATATGAGATGGCACTCTGAGCACCAACAAGTTGAAGGTGTTCTTGAACACCCTTCTGATGCAGAAGCGTGGAAGCATTTTGATCAAACATATCCACAATTTTCTTCTGAAACTCGAAATGTGAGACTTGGATTATGTGCCGATGGATTCACTCCTTTTGGTCAATCTGGTAAACAATATTCATGTTGGCCAATAATTGTGACTCCCTACAATCTTCCTCCTTGGATGTGTATGACAACTCCATATATGTTCTTAACCATGATCATTCCTGGTCCTCGTAACCCTAAAGCAAAGATAGATGTGTATTTGCAACCTTTGATTGATGAGCTAAAGTTTTTGTGGGAAGAAGGTGCTTTGACTTATGACATTTCTAGAAAGCAAAATTTTGTAATGAGAGCTGCATTAATGTGGACAGTTAACGATTTTCCTGCATATGGAATGCTATCGGGATGGATGACAGCAGGGAAATTAGCATGCCCATATTGTATGGAACATTCAAAGGCATTCTACTTGAAGAATGGTGGCAAGACATCATGGTTCGATTGCCATAGACAATTCTTGCCAAATGATCACATGTTTCGAAGAAATAAGGATTCATTTTATAAAGATAGAGTTGATAGATCAGAACCTCCTCCAAGGTTGACAGGGGAGCAAATGTGGAATAAAGTTCATATGAATCCTAGGATAATAGACTTCATGGAAGTTCAAATACCAGGTTATAAGACTGAGCATAACTGGACAAAGCGAAGTGTATTTTGGGATTTGCCTTATTGGAGCACTAATTTGATTCGTCATAATCTTGATGTTATGCACattgaaaaaaatgtgtttgatAATGTCTTTAATACTGTTATGGACATAAAAGGCAAGACTAAAGATAATTTAAAGGCAAGAATGGACTTGAAAGAGTATTGCAACCGTAGGGATTTGGAgctaaaagaacaaaataatgGAAAGATCATAAAGCCCAAAGCAAACTACACATTTAATCTAGAACAAAAAAGGGCAATTTGTGAATGGGTGAAGGGTTTAAAGATGCCAGATGGATATGCTTCAAACTTGGCCAGATGCGTTGATATGAAGGAAGGAAAGCTACATGGAATGAAAA TTCGTTACCGGATAAAATATGGACGACTTTAA
- the LOC123924101 gene encoding uncharacterized protein LOC123924101, translated as MNCGVCVTGTGYGEYENDFYGQLEEIIQVEYPGLPLKRVVLFKCDWFDPTINRGTRVNTQYDIIQIHHNRHYRKYDPFIIAQKATQVYFAPHPIKTRNNANWWFIIKTKARGVIENQEICDFAYQEDFTYQNCGGVSIDLDLPINLQDIDRGFDELDGYDADGDHDKPIDEYDYENGDDDEVEMDSDEDEEFSDFNDNE; from the coding sequence ATGAATTGTGGTGTGTGTGTTACTGGTACAGGTTATGGTGAATATGAAAATGATTTCTATGGTCAACTTGAAGAAATCATTCAAGTTGAGTACCCTGGATTACCATTGAAAAGAGTTGTCTTGTTCAAATGTGATTGGTTTGATCCTACAATTAATAGAGGGACTAGGGTGAATACACAATATGACATCATACAGATTCATCACAATAGGCATTATAGAAAGTATGATCCATTTATTATTGCACAAAAGGCAACTCAAGTGTATTTTGCCCCACATCCAATAAAAACAAGGAACAATGCAAACTGGTGGTTTATAATTAAAACCAAAGCTAGGGGAGTGATTGAGAATCAAGAAATTTGTGACTTTGCATATCAAGAGGATTTTACTTATCAAAATTGTGGTGGCGTCTCAATTGATCTTGATTTACCTATTAATCTCCAAGATATTGATAGGGGGTTTGATGAACTTGATGGATATGATGCTGATGGAGACCATGATAAACCCATTGATGAGTATGACTATGagaatggtgatgatgatgaagtggAGATGGAtagtgatgaagatgaagaatttAGTGATTTTAATGATAATGAATAA